The Alosa sapidissima isolate fAloSap1 chromosome 6, fAloSap1.pri, whole genome shotgun sequence genome window below encodes:
- the slc30a2 gene encoding zinc transporter 2: MEAPVNSEKSQLVNEKNAKMYSLQLKSEFPDSKDSYPSMPVENGDVAGAIELRRPVRAHCPGHKASSTGSGDRLLAQKKLYIASIVCLVFMIGEVIGGYLAHSLAIMTDAAHLLTDFGSMMVSLFSLWISSRPPTKTMNFGWHRSEIMGALVSVMSIWIVTGVLVYLAIDRIVRNDYEIESHVMLLTSGCAVVVNIIMAYILHHSTTFHAHGAGYQKIDENGVSLSPVGHGHSHGLLGGHGNTSVRAAFIHVLGDLLQSVGVMVAAIIIYFRPEYKVADPICTFLFSVFVLATTLTIMKDVFQILMEGAPKGIEFNSVKDVLLSLKCVKAIHSLHLWALTAGQSLLSVHVAIEDKADPQAVLREATELLQTKFGFYSTTIQVEHYCEDMVHCTQCQDPLD, translated from the exons ATGGAAGCTCCGGTGAATTCTGAGAAATCACAGCTTGTAAATGAGAAGAATGCCAAAATGTATTCACTACAACTGAAAAG TGAATTTCCAGATTCTAAGGACAGCTATCCCAGCATGCCTGTGGAGAACGGCGATGTGGCCGGGGCCATCGAGCTGAGGCGGCCCGTGCGCGCCCACTGTCCTGGCCACAAAGCGTCCAGCACAGGGAGTGGTGACCGGCTGCTCGCTCAGAAGAAGCTCTACATCGCCTCAATAGTGTGCCTGGTGTTTATGATCGGAGAGGTGATAG gGGGCTACCTAGCTCACAGTCTGGCCATCATGACAGACGCTGCTCACCTCCTGACAGACTTCGGCAGTATGATGGTCagtctcttctctctgtggaTCTCATCCAGGCCACCTACAAAGACAATGAACTTTGGCTGGCATCGGTCAG AGATCATGGGAGCACTGGTGTCGGTCATGTCCATCTGGATTGTGACAGGTGTCCTAGTGTACCTGGCCATTGACAGGATCGTCCGGAATGACTATGAGATTGAGAGCCATGTGATGCTCCTCACCTCTGGCTGTGCTGTAGTGGTCAACATCAT CATGGCCTACATCCTGCACCACTCCACCACTTTCCATGCCCACGGCGCCGGCTACCAAAAGATTGACGAGAATGGCGTGAGCCTAAGCCCCGTGGGTCACGGTCACTCCCACGGCCTCCTGGGCGGCCACGGCAACACCAGCGTGCGGGCCGCCTTCATCCACGTGCTGGGAGACCTCCTGCAGAGTGTGGGGGTCATGGTGGCGGCCATCATCATCTACTTCCGG CCTGAATACAAAGTCGCCGATCCTATTTGCACCTTCCTGTTCTCCGTGTTTGTGCTGGCCACCACGCTCACAATCATGAAGGACGTTTTCCAGATACTCATGGAAG GGGCACCGAAAGGTATTGAGTTTAACTCTGTGAAGGATGTGCTGCTGTCTCTGAAGTGTGTGAAGGCCATCCACAGCCTGCACCTCTGGGCTCTGACTGCAGGCCAATCGCTGCTGTCTGTCCATGTCGCTATTG AGGACAAAGCCGACCCACAGGCAGTTCTGAGAGAGGCCACCGAGCTCCTGCAGACCAAGTTTGGCTTCTACAGCACCACCATCCAGGTGGAGCACTACTGCGAGGACATGGTCCACTGCACTCAGTGTCAGGACCCGCTGGACTAA